Part of the Azospirillum formosense genome is shown below.
GTGTATGGTCAAGGCTCCGCTCCCCGATTCCCGAACATGGCGCGGAGATCGTCTCCGCCGATTGACAGGGAGCCTAATGGAGGGTTCGCGGCCTTGTCCCGTACCATAAAAAGGCCCGAAATGGCGCGAACGGTGGCCGTAAATCCCGAAAATCGCAGGTTTTTACCCCAATTGTTGTGCAGTTCCGACTTTATCCGCGGAAGCCGCACAAGAATTGGGACCATTAAGGCCCGGAAACGTCAGCGGGCCGGAAACATCAATGGGAAACATCAATGGATGGTGTTGCCGTCGGGAAGCGCCTCGACCGGACGGTCATCGCGCGGCTCGGACGGACGGTGCAGCTCGCGCATCAGGTCCCGCCAGTCCGGCGACCCGCCGAGCTGCTGGATCAACTGCGTGGAGAAGGCGAAGACGGCCATCTCCAGCGGCCCGTTGTCCTCGGCGTGGGCGTTGACGGTGAGGCAGGATTCGGCGGCGCTGACGAAGATGGCCGACGCGATGGCCACCCCCGGCCCCGGTTGGGGCAGCGGCACCGGCGCCGGGGCGGACCCGGTGGTGCGCAGGGCCGACAGGTTCTCCACCAGCAGGCGCGTGCGGATGGCGGTGTCGATCGCCGCCCCCATGGTGTAGCCGGCCTCCGACTCCGCGGCGGAGCGCAGCAGGCGCAACCCGGCGATCACCCCGTGGGCGACGTCGGCGGTGCCGGCGCGCTTGGCCGCCGCGGCGATGGCGGTGCCAAGGATGGCGGTGACCACCGGCGCCATGCTTTCGGCTTCGTCGCCCATGATGGCGGCGTCGGTGGAGTCTTCGTGGTTCTGGACCTCGTTCATGCGGCCTCCGATCCGGTGATACCCTGGATGGCGTGCGGCGCGGACCCCGGTTCCCTGCGGAACCGCTTTTTGCTCAAAGGTCCCTCTTTCGATCTGTGGCCTTTCCGGAAGGCATTCAAGCCGCCGGAAGCCGGGAGGGGATGAATCTTTCGATGCGCCACTTTTGCCGATCCCTCCTCTGGGCGAAGCCACCCGCCATCCCCACATGTGCGGGCAAAAGGAGAAACACCCGATGCCCTTCCTCAGCCTTCTTCTCAACATCCTGTGGGTGGTGACCGGCGGCATCTGGATGGCCGCGGGATGGCTCCTCGCCGCCATTCTGATGGTCATCACCATCGTCGGCATTCCGTGGGCGCGATCGGCCTTCACGATCGCCTGGTACACCCTGTTGCCCTTTGGACAAACCGCCGTCCGCCGGGATGAGTTCCGTGGCCGCGAGGACATCGGCACCGGCCTGCTCGGCACGCTGGGCAACATCCTGTGGTTCGTCCTGGCCGGCTGGTGGCTGGCGCTCGGCCATCTGGTGGCCGCGGTCGGCCTTGCCATCACCATCATCGGCCTGCCCTTCGCCTGGGCGCACCTGAAGCTCGCCCTGCTGGCCCTGTGGCCGGTCGGCACCGAGATCGTGACGGTGGACGAGGCGGAATCCCGCCGCCGCCTGCTCGGCCGCGGGGCCTATTGAGCCGCGGAGTCCAAAGCGACTTTTCATTCGCTTTGGACTCCCATGGCCTCATGCGCCGGCCGGGCTTCGCCCGCATGAGCGGCCGGGACCGCCGTCGCGGTCCGGAGCGGAACGCATTCCGCCTTAGGGAGCGGACGGTTGCCGCCCGGCCATCCGCTTCAGCATGACCGAGGCCCGCCAGAAGCCGAGTTCCGCCCCATCCACGAAATGGACGTGCCGGTCGGCGGCGAGGTCGCCGACCAGGCAGGTCATGGTGGAGGCCGCCGCCCGCGCCGTGCCGTAGCGGATGCGCCCGGCCGCCGCGTGGGCGGCCAGCATGGCCTCGATGGCGCCGGCCTCGTCCTCCGTCACATCCAGGACGAGGCGCGGCCCGCCCGCCGATTTGCGGAAGTCCGACCGTTCGGCCATGCCGCGGCGGTAGCGGTCCGGATCGAAGCCGGCCACCCGCCACCCGGCCCCCAGCATCATGGCGAGCAGGGCGGATTTCCCGAGCGCCGACAGGGCGCAGGCCAGACGCCGCCCGCGCGGGCGCGTCCGCGCCTCCAGCCACAGCGACCGCCAGGAGGGCGGCCAGCGCACCGCCAGCCGTTCCCCCATGCCGAGCGGCGCCGCCGTGGCGGTCGGCACGATCCCCTCGATGTCGGCCTGGACGCGGGACAGCACCGACAGTCCCGGCCCGCC
Proteins encoded:
- a CDS encoding YccF domain-containing protein, producing MPFLSLLLNILWVVTGGIWMAAGWLLAAILMVITIVGIPWARSAFTIAWYTLLPFGQTAVRRDEFRGREDIGTGLLGTLGNILWFVLAGWWLALGHLVAAVGLAITIIGLPFAWAHLKLALLALWPVGTEIVTVDEAESRRRLLGRGAY